The following proteins are encoded in a genomic region of Macellibacteroides fermentans:
- a CDS encoding FecR family protein, protein MNTDNYIESLVIKYLSGHCTEEEKEALLSWIKESEDNRMQFEALRNIWQGLNPAFNPEEIDDRKALNSVLNKINKLHWTQHPVVVYWQRSAAILLLPLLLSLIYLLVSKEPENITQQEVFAPYGTFVEVNLPDNSKVWLNAGSSLKYPTRFTKGSRKVTLQGEAFFEVESDPENPFTIHTARVDVRATGTAFNVEAYPKDSMTSVTMVKGRIGMAINQQKRFDLFPGERASFNKNTLQCKIEKTDPYKWYAWKDGLMVFRDDPLEYVFKRVGQTFNVEIVVMDKEIANQPYRATFKQESLSEILRLLQLSAPIRYVNYNQETANELALKRRKVEVYKLKK, encoded by the coding sequence ATGAACACAGACAATTACATAGAATCGTTGGTAATTAAATACTTGTCCGGACATTGTACGGAGGAGGAAAAAGAGGCTCTTCTTTCCTGGATAAAGGAAAGCGAGGATAACCGTATGCAATTCGAAGCCCTCAGAAACATCTGGCAAGGATTGAATCCGGCCTTCAACCCCGAAGAGATAGACGATCGGAAAGCATTGAATTCCGTATTAAATAAGATAAACAAACTACACTGGACTCAGCACCCTGTGGTTGTTTACTGGCAACGTTCTGCTGCCATACTGTTGCTTCCGTTGCTTTTGTCTCTTATTTATCTGCTCGTTTCAAAAGAACCGGAAAACATTACGCAGCAAGAGGTGTTCGCCCCCTACGGTACTTTTGTGGAAGTTAATCTGCCAGACAATTCGAAGGTTTGGCTTAATGCAGGAAGTTCGCTTAAATACCCTACCCGCTTCACTAAGGGTTCCAGAAAAGTTACGTTACAGGGTGAGGCATTCTTTGAGGTTGAGTCGGATCCCGAAAATCCTTTCACCATACATACCGCCCGGGTTGATGTAAGAGCCACAGGTACCGCATTTAATGTGGAAGCCTATCCAAAAGATTCGATGACTTCGGTCACCATGGTAAAAGGGCGAATCGGAATGGCCATCAATCAGCAGAAGCGTTTCGATTTGTTTCCGGGAGAAAGGGCCTCTTTCAACAAAAATACCCTTCAATGTAAAATTGAAAAGACCGATCCATACAAATGGTATGCCTGGAAAGACGGCCTGATGGTTTTCAGGGACGATCCGCTGGAATATGTGTTCAAACGTGTGGGGCAAACATTTAATGTTGAAATAGTGGTGATGGACAAGGAAATTGCCAACCAACCCTACCGGGCAACCTTCAAACAGGAGTCGCTCAGCGAGATTCTACGCTTACTCCAACTATCGGCACCCATCCGATATGTGAATTATAATCAGGAAACGGCCAACGAATTGGCTCTTAAAAGACGGAAAGTAGAAGTTTATAAGTTGAAAAAATAA
- a CDS encoding RNA polymerase sigma-70 factor, whose amino-acid sequence MKEQNLPYEKILLEKLKKGDQTAFSSIFTHYYRDMVLFGGNFLADKKDCEDVVQSIFLKLWNDRDVIQIDTYLKSYLLTAVRNGCLNEIRRKGSDHEDLSAADVELNEITSEYDTNNYMLYSDLNQHLERALNKLSPAIKETFLLNKFEGLRYKEIAARLNVSERTIEVRIAAAIKFLRSYLKEFYLPGLFFIILSLNNVISLWKKIN is encoded by the coding sequence ATGAAAGAACAGAATCTGCCTTACGAAAAAATACTATTGGAAAAATTGAAGAAAGGCGATCAAACAGCCTTCTCTTCTATTTTTACGCATTATTACAGGGATATGGTCTTGTTTGGCGGAAATTTTCTGGCAGACAAGAAGGACTGTGAAGATGTGGTGCAATCCATTTTTCTAAAATTATGGAATGACAGGGATGTAATCCAGATCGACACCTATTTGAAATCTTATTTACTTACAGCCGTTCGCAACGGGTGCCTCAACGAAATCCGCAGAAAAGGTTCGGATCACGAAGATTTGTCGGCAGCAGATGTTGAGCTGAACGAAATTACAAGTGAATACGACACCAACAACTACATGCTGTATTCCGACTTGAATCAACACCTCGAAAGGGCATTAAATAAACTGTCGCCTGCCATAAAAGAGACATTTCTATTAAATAAATTTGAAGGGCTGCGGTATAAAGAGATAGCTGCTCGTCTGAATGTTTCCGAACGAACCATCGAGGTACGGATTGCCGCCGCGATCAAGTTCTTAAGGAGCTATCTGAAAGAATTCTATCTTCCCGGTTTATTTTTCATTATATTATCATTAAATAATGTTATTTCCTTGTGGAAAAAAATAAACTGA
- a CDS encoding DUF4907 domain-containing protein codes for MMMNIKGKQALWGLLLLPFAFLSFYLFSGKMGTPEKSRTALQTVRTSDGWGYNISIDKKIIIHQPTIPAIDTVMAFPSEEAAKAVGNIVLNKVRNHENFTVTREEITHTLSLF; via the coding sequence ATGATGATGAATATTAAGGGTAAACAGGCCCTTTGGGGTCTGTTACTGCTTCCGTTTGCATTTCTATCATTCTATCTTTTTTCCGGAAAAATGGGAACTCCGGAAAAGTCTCGGACTGCGTTGCAGACGGTACGCACTTCCGATGGATGGGGATACAATATATCTATCGATAAAAAGATAATAATTCATCAACCCACCATTCCGGCAATTGATACTGTAATGGCATTTCCCTCTGAAGAAGCGGCTAAAGCCGTGGGGAATATCGTTCTGAACAAAGTGAGAAATCACGAGAATTTCACTGTAACGCGGGAAGAGATTACACACACTCTCTCTCTTTTTTAA